A segment of the Siphonobacter curvatus genome:
AGAGCCGCCAGCATTTCCTTCCAGTAAATCGACTCGCGATGCCGAATGGATTGAGCCGCTTCCTGATACTCCGCCCGAAATAAATCGAAAGGATCGGTTTGTTCGCGTTGGGCCATCATGGTTTCCACGAACTCCTCCAGCTTCATATCCTTGATTTGATCGTAAAAGTCGGGATCTTTGGTTTTAAAGGATTGCTTGAAGTTTTCATCAAAGACAAAATCCAGCGACAAGAAGCCCTCGTTACTGGCCCGATTGGCGGCAATCGATGCTTCATCCATCAATGCATCGCGGGTTACCAGCGGCTCTTCCAGGTGGAAGCGGATGGCTGGTAAGAAACCATCCCGGGAATGAAGCACCATCCGGAAATTAGGGGCATCACTTTCAAAAACAACTTTACCTGCTTCGTTACGACGGAAGGTGCCATTGGCACGGGCCAGGGTACGGAGGGCATCAATAGCCGTGAGCGAAGCCCCGCGTAAGGCAATTGTCTGGTTGTAAACGCCCCGAAGTTTGGCGGGCGGATAGGGTGAATCGAAGTACCCCGGAATTTTCCCTTCGTGCGATTTAGGCCAGTCGTGACCCGTACAAATAATTACCGCATCGAACGAAAAACGGTCCTTTTTATTGACTTCCACCGAAACACGTTGCTGATCGGGCTCATCGATAATATCCGTTACCGAACTTCCCAAATGAACGTTGGTAACCAGTCCCAGTTGCTGGGCCTTTTCCTGTAATAGGAAAAACTGGTCGGAAAGGTACTGTCCAAACAGTAATCGTGGCAACACGCGATAGGAGTGAAAGCTTTGGCGATCAATCCCAAACCTTTGTAGGGTTTCTTCGGGTAAGGTTTGAATCCACTCTCGCACGGAAGTCACTAATGGTGGAATTTCGTTACCGGAAACAT
Coding sequences within it:
- a CDS encoding FAD/NAD(P)-binding protein — protein: MKKHIAILGAGPSGLYVYKQLVERHPSDVTIDIFESKQQLGAGMPYSSEGANVEHITNVSGNEIPPLVTSVREWIQTLPEETLQRFGIDRQSFHSYRVLPRLLFGQYLSDQFFLLQEKAQQLGLVTNVHLGSSVTDIIDEPDQQRVSVEVNKKDRFSFDAVIICTGHDWPKSHEGKIPGYFDSPYPPAKLRGVYNQTIALRGASLTAIDALRTLARANGTFRRNEAGKVVFESDAPNFRMVLHSRDGFLPAIRFHLEEPLVTRDALMDEASIAANRASNEGFLSLDFVFDENFKQSFKTKDPDFYDQIKDMKLEEFVETMMAQREQTDPFDLFRAEYQEAAQSIRHRESIYWKEMLAALSFSLNYPAKYFSAEDMHRLTKVLMPLISLVIAFVPQSSAEELLALHTAGRLSLIAVGSDSEVEPQPEGGIRYQYTDEAGKPQSQTYTTYVDCVGQPHLNVDSFPFESLKQAKCVSQARLAFQSAQAGKEAMDENPKTVSQDSQGTYYMQVPGITITDDFQIVDPQGVASDRIFNMAVPYMGGYNPDYSGLDFAQEASARIIGHILALEPASV